From a region of the Rhodococcus sp. 4CII genome:
- a CDS encoding acetate--CoA ligase family protein, producing MRTVVMTASGGMGALVADMAAGTSLELVPVTVKLSGLPELSGNPVDIGPIAQQPDTTKLAYLTSVVESAARPDVLLLILTPLANDFPDIGEEILRVLPTWTAQGVTVVIAYMASEIRLPDELETRLRRAGAAVIAQPPRAVAALAALAARRASSTLSTGKPIAARQPEQKLPEDAFDLLALHGMVLPQQAAAHSAEAAVAIGDRIGYPVVAKIESDAVAHRTQLGGVIVGIRNAVELQAAYATLDTRFSEHIRGGTGYVLVQQQNVGEEFLIGIVTDPEFGPVLTIGSGGVTAELDKDMVFLPLPCAPGEIEAAVRTLRRYPLFTGYRNLPPLNLRALLSAVDALVAAYDAEPGITEIEVNPLMIDGARACAVDVLIG from the coding sequence ATGAGAACTGTGGTCATGACCGCCAGCGGCGGGATGGGTGCACTGGTCGCCGACATGGCGGCCGGCACATCCCTGGAACTCGTGCCGGTCACCGTGAAATTGTCGGGGCTTCCGGAGCTCTCGGGCAATCCTGTCGATATCGGACCCATCGCCCAGCAGCCCGACACGACCAAGTTGGCCTACCTGACGTCGGTCGTTGAATCGGCGGCACGGCCAGACGTGTTGCTGCTGATACTGACCCCACTGGCCAACGATTTCCCGGACATCGGCGAAGAGATTCTGCGTGTGCTACCGACGTGGACCGCGCAGGGCGTCACCGTCGTCATCGCCTACATGGCGTCGGAAATCCGTCTGCCCGACGAGCTCGAGACCCGCCTTCGCCGGGCGGGCGCGGCAGTCATCGCGCAGCCACCACGAGCCGTCGCTGCACTGGCAGCCCTCGCCGCACGGCGTGCGTCGTCGACGCTGAGCACCGGCAAGCCGATCGCAGCACGCCAGCCGGAGCAGAAGCTCCCTGAAGATGCGTTCGATTTGCTCGCTCTGCACGGCATGGTCCTCCCACAACAGGCCGCTGCGCACTCGGCGGAGGCGGCAGTCGCGATCGGTGACCGGATCGGATACCCGGTCGTCGCGAAAATTGAGTCCGACGCGGTTGCGCACCGTACCCAGCTCGGCGGCGTGATCGTCGGAATCCGCAACGCCGTCGAACTGCAGGCCGCTTACGCCACCCTCGACACAAGGTTTTCCGAGCACATCCGGGGCGGTACCGGGTACGTACTCGTCCAGCAACAGAACGTGGGCGAGGAGTTCCTCATCGGTATCGTCACCGATCCGGAGTTCGGGCCGGTGCTGACGATCGGGTCGGGTGGGGTCACGGCGGAGCTGGACAAGGACATGGTTTTCCTCCCCCTTCCGTGCGCGCCGGGGGAGATCGAGGCAGCGGTCCGCACATTGCGGCGGTATCCACTTTTCACCGGATACCGCAACCTGCCGCCGTTGAACCTCCGCGCGCTGCTGTCGGCCGTCGACGCACTGGTCGCTGCATACGACGCCGAGCCGGGGATCACCGAGATCGAGGTGAACCCTCTCATGATCGACGGCGCTCGGGCCTGTGCCGTGGATGTCCTGATCGGATGA
- a CDS encoding nuclear transport factor 2 family protein, with protein MESQLQRIIDEAAIREVHLRYCRGIDRMDWELVRSCYHPGAVDDHGPFRGTIDEFIAWAAKLLPTFVSTTHFIGNQLVEVNGDSAWMESYSRAYHRKAPAGALPATDWVLNLRYIDRLERRDGHWRIVERVATCDTERTDPVGGEHAILGPGFHRGTRDKTDPSYSRGLVHDNA; from the coding sequence ATGGAATCACAGCTGCAGCGGATCATCGACGAGGCCGCAATCCGCGAGGTCCACCTCCGGTATTGCCGCGGAATCGATCGCATGGACTGGGAACTTGTGCGGTCTTGCTACCACCCGGGTGCCGTCGACGACCACGGGCCCTTTCGGGGGACCATCGACGAGTTCATCGCTTGGGCCGCCAAATTACTGCCTACTTTCGTCTCGACAACACACTTCATCGGTAACCAACTCGTCGAAGTCAACGGCGACTCAGCTTGGATGGAGTCCTACTCCCGGGCTTACCACCGAAAGGCACCTGCCGGCGCGCTGCCTGCAACGGACTGGGTCCTCAACTTGCGCTATATCGATCGACTCGAACGCAGAGACGGTCATTGGCGCATCGTTGAGCGCGTGGCGACATGTGATACCGAACGAACCGACCCGGTAGGCGGTGAGCACGCAATCCTCGGCCCTGGGTTCCACAGAGGGACACGTGACAAGACAGACCCTTCCTATTCCCGGGGGCTCGTTCACGACAATGCGTAA
- a CDS encoding CoA-binding protein, translating to MAADPLTALLRPSAVAVVGASSDPASYASRPLRYLLDAGFTGRLAAVNPRRTETMGVPTYPTITDIPFVPDVALILVNAALVPATLLECAKAGVPFAISVASGFGEAGNSVLDDEVRRICTGSGLRLLGPNCIGALNNIDNVPLTFSTVIGQMPLSPGPLAVVAQSGALTNVVLQTCACRGLGIGYAVTSGNELDLEWGELALAVLEQSETRVLLGYVEAFKNPETAREVGRRARELDKTVIVTKSGRSAAGAAASRSHTGKIAGDGQMWEAVANEFGLLPAASLDELVDIAEVRLAELAAVAGRDGR from the coding sequence ATGGCTGCCGATCCACTTACCGCATTGCTGCGGCCGTCCGCGGTCGCCGTCGTAGGTGCTTCCTCCGATCCCGCAAGCTATGCGTCGCGGCCCCTCCGATATCTGCTCGACGCCGGGTTCACGGGTCGGCTCGCGGCGGTCAACCCACGCAGGACCGAGACGATGGGAGTGCCGACTTACCCGACGATCACCGACATTCCGTTCGTGCCGGACGTGGCGCTAATCCTTGTCAATGCGGCCCTGGTGCCGGCCACTTTATTGGAGTGCGCCAAGGCCGGGGTGCCGTTTGCGATCAGCGTCGCGAGCGGGTTCGGAGAGGCTGGCAATTCGGTGCTCGACGACGAGGTCCGCAGGATCTGCACGGGGTCGGGGCTACGACTGCTGGGGCCGAACTGCATCGGTGCGCTGAACAATATCGACAATGTTCCGCTGACCTTTTCGACGGTGATCGGACAGATGCCGCTGTCGCCGGGGCCGTTGGCGGTGGTGGCGCAGAGCGGGGCCCTGACCAACGTCGTGCTGCAGACCTGCGCGTGCCGCGGGCTCGGCATCGGCTACGCGGTCACCTCAGGTAACGAACTCGACCTGGAGTGGGGCGAACTCGCACTCGCTGTGCTCGAGCAATCAGAGACCCGGGTGCTACTCGGCTACGTCGAGGCCTTCAAGAACCCCGAGACCGCACGCGAAGTCGGGCGCCGTGCACGTGAACTCGACAAAACCGTGATCGTCACGAAGTCTGGACGATCGGCTGCCGGGGCAGCAGCCTCCCGTTCCCACACGGGGAAGATCGCCGGCGACGGCCAGATGTGGGAGGCGGTGGCGAATGAATTTGGTTTGCTACCAGCAGCATCGCTCGACGAGCTTGTTGACATCGCGGAGGTTCGGCTCGCCGAACTTGCCGCCGTCGCCGGGAGGGACGGACGATGA
- a CDS encoding cyclase family protein, translated as MTMYPKYRELERIENGRRSAWGVFGSEDDLGTANFLSPVAVRAATREIQTGERVNLSLPLDLPTPPYFGRNPMQHRIFRHSELVLDDVMDNFFPQASSQWDGLRHRKDPDVGFYNGVSEEEAGAGGSRLGVEAWAQQGIVGRGVLLDIPRFGGIEDYDPFVPHRIDVKMIKKVLDAERVVLSDGDILLVRTGYMGAYLAAPVTDRGALRDKVTSAGLAAAEEMAEFLWDNRITAAAGDNPGLEALPRNLEVPDLHSRLIPMLGFLIGEFWALDALAEASARDGRYTCFLASVPLNLPGGVGTPANAIALR; from the coding sequence ATGACGATGTACCCGAAGTATAGGGAGCTCGAAAGGATCGAGAACGGTCGACGTTCGGCGTGGGGGGTATTCGGCTCCGAGGACGACCTCGGCACCGCCAACTTCCTCTCTCCTGTCGCGGTCAGGGCCGCGACCCGCGAGATTCAGACCGGCGAACGGGTCAACTTGTCACTGCCCCTCGACCTTCCAACCCCGCCGTACTTCGGACGGAACCCGATGCAGCACCGAATCTTTCGTCATAGCGAGCTGGTGCTCGACGATGTCATGGACAATTTTTTCCCACAGGCCTCGAGCCAATGGGATGGCTTGCGGCACCGAAAGGACCCCGATGTCGGCTTCTACAACGGTGTCTCCGAGGAGGAGGCCGGTGCCGGCGGCTCCCGGTTGGGCGTGGAAGCGTGGGCCCAACAGGGGATCGTCGGACGCGGAGTTCTCCTCGATATCCCACGATTTGGCGGCATCGAAGACTACGATCCTTTTGTACCGCACCGTATCGATGTCAAGATGATCAAGAAAGTCCTGGACGCCGAGCGAGTTGTCCTGTCCGACGGCGACATCCTTCTGGTGCGCACGGGATACATGGGGGCGTACCTAGCCGCACCTGTGACAGACCGGGGCGCACTTCGGGACAAAGTCACCAGTGCCGGCCTAGCCGCCGCCGAGGAGATGGCCGAGTTCCTCTGGGACAACAGGATCACAGCTGCGGCCGGAGATAACCCCGGCCTCGAAGCATTGCCGCGCAATCTCGAGGTACCCGACCTCCACAGTCGGCTCATCCCGATGCTCGGCTTCCTCATCGGTGAGTTCTGGGCACTTGACGCGCTCGCCGAGGCGTCGGCACGCGATGGGCGCTACACGTGCTTCCTGGCCTCGGTGCCACTGAACCTGCCCGGTGGCGTAGGCACACCTGCCAATGCCATCGCGCTGCGGTGA
- a CDS encoding IS5 family transposase (programmed frameshift), translating to MVEPLIPRFVARPQGGGSAPADDRAVFTAIVYVLTSGCPWRHLPPSFGVTVPTAHRRFSAWVRDGVFEKLHREVLDRLGSAGELDWTAAILDAASVRAKRGSLTGPSPVDHGKKGSKIHVLSETNGIPLVVGVTGANTHDSTMLQPLVARIPATKSRRGPRRRKPGKLRGDKGYDYDIHRRWLRERGIVPRIARRGIERNDRLGRYRWKIERTIAWLTGYRRTTIRYERYGEHFAGFLHLAAALTCFKKLPT from the exons ATGGTCGAACCGTTGATTCCGCGTTTTGTCGCCCGGCCGCAGGGAGGCGGCAGTGCGCCGGCCGATGACCGGGCGGTGTTCACCGCGATCGTGTACGTGCTCACCAGCGGATGTCCGTGGCGGCATCTGCCGCCCTCCTTCGGGGTGACGGTGCCGACCGCGCATCGACGATTCAGCGCCTGGGTACGGGATGGGGTGTTCGAGAAACTCCATCGCGAGGTGCTCGACCGGCTCGGGAGCGCGGGCGAACTCGACTGGACGGCAGCGATCCTGGATGCGGCAAGCGTCCGGGCAAAAAGG GGATCGCTGACCGGCCCCAGCCCGGTCGACCACGGCAAGAAGGGATCGAAGATCCACGTCCTGTCCGAAACGAATGGAATCCCACTGGTCGTGGGTGTGACCGGGGCGAACACCCACGACAGCACGATGCTGCAACCATTGGTGGCACGGATTCCGGCAACGAAGTCCAGGCGCGGACCACGCCGGCGCAAACCGGGAAAGCTTCGCGGCGACAAGGGCTACGACTACGACATTCACCGACGGTGGCTGCGCGAACGAGGCATCGTCCCGAGGATCGCCCGCCGCGGCATCGAGCGAAACGATCGCCTCGGCCGGTACCGGTGGAAGATCGAACGCACCATCGCCTGGCTCACCGGCTACCGGCGCACGACCATCCGCTACGAACGCTACGGCGAACACTTCGCCGGCTTCCTCCACCTCGCCGCCGCACTCACCTGCTTCAAGAAACTCCCCACATGA
- a CDS encoding enoyl-CoA hydratase/isomerase family protein: MEYTALAVEVREGIAWVTMNRPEKRNAISAQMMREMRHFLEETKYDADVHAVVISGAGPHFCSGHDLLAHKELGSGPRPWSEDQSRAYLDFIFDHWYWPLKDYPKPLIAAVHGTAAAGGAELALLCDITLATPDAVFDYSVLRATGVFMSQMLVYTAGWKAAHEIYLTGGTVHAAEALRLRMINRIVSQENLLNEAERLGTIISRMPMESLKLGKIATRHAYDLAGLREAWFYGKEADILAHLVAGDEVESNIRHEQGVTAAIQWRKERFVGLDVPFE; this comes from the coding sequence ATGGAGTACACAGCACTGGCCGTCGAGGTCCGTGAAGGAATCGCCTGGGTGACCATGAATCGCCCCGAAAAACGAAACGCGATTTCCGCGCAGATGATGCGCGAGATGCGGCACTTCCTGGAGGAGACCAAGTACGACGCCGATGTCCACGCGGTCGTGATCAGCGGCGCAGGCCCACACTTCTGCTCCGGACACGATCTATTGGCGCACAAGGAACTCGGCAGCGGACCCCGGCCCTGGAGTGAGGACCAGTCGCGCGCCTACCTGGACTTCATCTTCGATCACTGGTATTGGCCGCTCAAGGACTACCCCAAGCCGCTGATCGCGGCGGTACACGGCACAGCAGCGGCCGGTGGTGCCGAGCTCGCCCTGCTGTGCGACATCACGCTGGCCACGCCGGATGCAGTTTTCGACTACAGCGTGCTGCGCGCAACCGGCGTATTCATGTCGCAGATGCTGGTGTATACGGCCGGCTGGAAGGCCGCCCACGAGATCTACCTGACAGGCGGGACAGTCCACGCCGCCGAAGCGCTCCGGCTGCGAATGATCAACCGTATCGTCTCACAGGAGAACCTGCTCAACGAGGCAGAGCGGCTGGGTACGATCATATCGCGGATGCCGATGGAGTCGCTGAAGCTCGGCAAAATCGCGACCAGGCACGCCTACGATCTCGCCGGTTTGCGCGAGGCTTGGTTCTACGGCAAGGAGGCGGATATCCTCGCCCATCTCGTCGCAGGTGACGAAGTCGAATCCAACATCCGACACGAGCAGGGTGTCACCGCCGCGATCCAGTGGCGGAAGGAACGATTCGTCGGTCTGGACGTGCCGTTCGAGTGA
- a CDS encoding acyl--CoA ligase family protein has protein sequence MPNGQSANGSVSFEPLTPTAYLDRAAAAHGDRVGVVDGHSRWTYTELRERCMRLAGALAPLAHRRPVAVLAPNTHVLLEANFGVPWAGVPLVSINTRLSAGEVAYILQHSNAGVLVHDPMFDDLVGAVFAELSEPPVRIRAGQEYEDLLAGAQSEHRTPSDERSLLSINYTSGTTGRPKGVMYHHRGASLQSLAMVGHTGLSPSSMYLWTLPMFHCNGWCFPWAVTAAAATHICLPKVDPTEIWRLVREEGVTHLSGAPTVLAMIAHAKDATPLPKGRPVRITTGGAPPSPAILRRMAKLGFEVTHLYGLTETYGPAMLCDWRPEWDDLDLDAQSRLKARQGVGNMISCTVRVIAEDGSDVPADGTTTGQIALRGNNLMLGYLHDPEATLNAVPDGWFRTGDLGVVHRDGYIELRDRAKDVIISGGENIASVEVEQAILDHPAVLEAAVIAMPDERWGEVPAAYITLQEGASTTAEEIVEHVRSRLARFKAPKMVSFGELPKTSTGKIQKHLLREKAWAGIARQIQ, from the coding sequence ATGCCGAACGGACAGAGCGCCAACGGCTCGGTTTCATTCGAGCCGTTGACCCCGACGGCGTATCTGGACCGGGCGGCCGCCGCACATGGCGACCGGGTCGGTGTGGTGGACGGTCACTCCCGATGGACCTACACGGAGCTGAGGGAACGATGCATGCGGCTGGCCGGGGCATTGGCCCCGTTGGCGCACCGCAGGCCGGTCGCGGTGCTCGCTCCGAACACACATGTACTTCTGGAGGCGAATTTCGGAGTGCCATGGGCAGGAGTACCGCTCGTCTCGATCAACACTCGGCTCTCCGCGGGAGAGGTCGCTTACATTCTGCAGCACTCGAACGCTGGAGTGCTCGTGCACGACCCGATGTTCGACGACCTCGTCGGCGCCGTGTTTGCCGAGCTGTCGGAACCGCCCGTGCGGATCCGAGCCGGGCAGGAGTATGAAGACCTGCTCGCCGGGGCACAATCAGAGCACCGTACCCCGTCGGATGAACGCTCACTGCTGTCGATCAACTACACGTCCGGCACCACAGGACGGCCCAAGGGCGTGATGTACCACCACAGGGGCGCATCGCTGCAGTCGTTGGCAATGGTGGGCCATACCGGGTTGTCACCCTCCTCGATGTACCTGTGGACGCTGCCGATGTTCCACTGCAACGGCTGGTGCTTCCCATGGGCGGTGACCGCGGCGGCCGCAACGCATATCTGCCTGCCCAAGGTTGACCCGACCGAAATATGGCGTCTAGTCCGCGAGGAGGGCGTGACACACCTGAGCGGAGCACCGACGGTCCTGGCGATGATCGCGCACGCGAAGGACGCAACGCCACTACCGAAGGGACGCCCTGTACGGATCACGACAGGAGGAGCGCCGCCGTCACCGGCCATCTTGCGGCGAATGGCGAAACTCGGATTCGAGGTGACCCATCTGTACGGGCTCACCGAGACCTATGGACCGGCCATGTTGTGCGACTGGCGCCCAGAGTGGGACGATCTCGACCTGGACGCCCAATCCCGGCTCAAGGCCCGCCAGGGCGTCGGGAACATGATCTCCTGTACCGTGCGGGTAATCGCCGAGGACGGCTCCGACGTACCAGCCGACGGCACCACGACGGGGCAAATCGCCCTGCGCGGCAACAACCTCATGCTGGGCTACTTGCACGATCCGGAGGCCACGCTGAACGCGGTGCCGGATGGGTGGTTTCGGACCGGTGACCTCGGCGTCGTGCATCGCGATGGGTACATCGAGCTACGAGACCGGGCCAAGGACGTGATCATCTCAGGCGGAGAGAACATCGCGTCAGTCGAGGTCGAGCAGGCAATTCTAGACCACCCGGCGGTGCTGGAGGCTGCGGTGATCGCAATGCCGGACGAGCGATGGGGCGAGGTCCCGGCCGCGTACATCACGCTACAAGAGGGCGCCTCGACGACCGCGGAAGAGATCGTCGAGCACGTGCGAAGTCGACTCGCCCGGTTCAAGGCACCCAAGATGGTGAGTTTCGGCGAGCTTCCCAAAACCTCCACCGGTAAGATCCAGAAACACCTACTTCGCGAGAAGGCATGGGCTGGCATCGCACGCCAAATCCAATGA
- a CDS encoding carboxymuconolactone decarboxylase family protein — MDAVTEKQLDKHWNTFLGKVPPIIDSVKQLSPSYFQHYTQARDDVLQDNPDGLSLAMKELIFVIIDIWRENPSGGKNHIEAALRAGVTLQQIREAMVMILLCNGMVTYGRIGDELFQHALKIQGESE, encoded by the coding sequence GTGGACGCCGTAACAGAAAAGCAGCTGGATAAGCACTGGAACACATTTCTGGGCAAGGTACCGCCGATCATCGACTCCGTGAAGCAGCTCAGCCCAAGCTACTTCCAGCACTACACGCAGGCACGCGACGATGTGCTGCAGGACAATCCCGACGGCCTCAGCCTCGCCATGAAAGAACTGATCTTCGTCATCATCGACATCTGGCGGGAGAACCCCAGCGGCGGCAAGAACCACATCGAGGCCGCGCTGCGTGCGGGCGTAACGCTCCAACAGATCCGCGAAGCCATGGTGATGATCCTGCTGTGCAACGGCATGGTCACCTACGGCCGGATCGGGGACGAACTGTTCCAACATGCACTGAAAATCCAAGGCGAATCCGAATAG
- a CDS encoding NAD(P)/FAD-dependent oxidoreductase — translation MSTPFSISEAELDELRARYRHERDVRMTKRRAKARKSTATLADVGLSEADPHMPPIHREPLTDEVDVLVIGGGLSGILSGAHLRMRGVQSIRVLDKAGDFGGVWYWNRYPGAQCDVESYIYLPLLEETGYIPTEKYTRQPEILDYCRKAARHFDLYRDTCFQTQVTGLEWDERRRRWTVHTDRGDAMRARFVLMANGPMDKPRPPAIPGIETFRGHAFHSSRWDYEYTKGSAEGDLSGLADKSVGIIGTGATAVQIVPHLGRSAKQVYVFQRTPSTVAPRNNRPTDPSWVASLEPGWQQRRIHNFTALISGVAGLEDLVDDGWTYAFKKLMCNPDFVGLSPAERAARTEVADLELGEEVRARIDSIVSDPATAESLKGYYYYFCKRPGFHDEYLQTFERPNVSLVDTKGAEIERITPDGLVVNGAEYPLDCLIFATGFDINSARTRRAGFDVVGRDGVSLTVKWADGMSSLHGMMTSGFPNLAFSPGVNSQFAPLTINFPTALGEFARHVAFVIAHCIDNEVEVFDVESDAEAGWVQTIKTRSARNDPYSRQRLELLQACIPGFFNNEGRPEDLPETDANFGGSALEFYDMLENWRAEGRFAGLSLEPRRAER, via the coding sequence ATGTCAACCCCTTTCAGCATATCCGAAGCAGAATTGGACGAACTTCGGGCCCGCTACCGTCACGAGCGCGACGTCCGCATGACGAAACGGCGGGCGAAGGCACGCAAAAGTACGGCAACGTTGGCCGATGTCGGCCTCAGCGAGGCTGATCCACACATGCCTCCGATCCACCGTGAACCGCTGACCGACGAGGTGGACGTGCTCGTGATCGGCGGTGGGCTTTCCGGAATCCTGAGCGGCGCGCACCTCCGTATGCGCGGCGTGCAGTCGATCCGAGTTCTCGACAAGGCTGGCGACTTCGGCGGTGTCTGGTACTGGAACCGCTATCCCGGCGCCCAGTGCGATGTCGAGTCATACATTTACCTGCCGCTACTGGAGGAAACGGGCTACATCCCGACCGAAAAGTACACCCGTCAACCGGAAATTCTGGACTACTGCCGGAAGGCCGCACGCCACTTCGACCTATACCGCGACACGTGCTTCCAGACACAGGTGACGGGGTTGGAGTGGGATGAAAGGAGGCGACGCTGGACGGTACACACCGATCGTGGTGACGCGATGCGCGCGCGATTCGTGCTGATGGCGAACGGTCCGATGGACAAGCCGCGGCCGCCGGCGATCCCTGGGATCGAGACCTTTCGTGGCCATGCCTTTCACAGTAGCCGGTGGGACTACGAGTACACGAAGGGTAGCGCCGAGGGTGACTTGAGCGGGTTGGCGGACAAGTCGGTCGGAATCATCGGCACAGGCGCTACTGCGGTGCAGATCGTGCCTCATCTCGGTCGGTCGGCGAAGCAGGTGTACGTGTTCCAGCGGACACCGTCCACCGTGGCCCCTCGCAACAACCGGCCAACGGACCCGTCGTGGGTGGCGTCGTTGGAACCCGGCTGGCAGCAGCGTCGTATCCACAACTTCACCGCGCTCATCTCGGGTGTTGCAGGGCTGGAAGATCTCGTCGACGACGGTTGGACGTACGCCTTCAAAAAGCTGATGTGCAATCCGGACTTTGTCGGCCTTTCTCCCGCGGAGCGGGCGGCGCGCACCGAGGTCGCGGACCTGGAACTGGGCGAGGAAGTTCGCGCCCGGATCGACTCGATCGTGAGTGATCCGGCCACGGCCGAAAGCCTGAAGGGCTATTACTACTACTTTTGCAAGCGGCCCGGCTTTCATGACGAGTACCTCCAGACGTTTGAACGCCCGAACGTCTCGCTGGTGGATACGAAAGGCGCTGAAATCGAGCGAATCACGCCGGACGGACTTGTCGTCAATGGCGCCGAATACCCGCTTGACTGCCTGATCTTCGCCACCGGCTTCGATATCAACTCGGCCCGCACTCGCCGTGCTGGATTCGACGTCGTCGGCCGAGATGGGGTCAGTTTGACCGTGAAGTGGGCGGACGGCATGTCGTCGCTGCACGGCATGATGACCAGTGGTTTCCCGAACCTGGCGTTCAGTCCCGGGGTCAATTCCCAGTTCGCCCCGTTGACGATCAACTTCCCCACCGCACTGGGCGAATTCGCCCGGCATGTCGCCTTTGTCATTGCGCACTGCATCGACAACGAAGTAGAGGTATTCGACGTCGAGTCCGACGCGGAGGCAGGCTGGGTGCAGACGATAAAGACGCGCTCGGCACGTAACGACCCGTACTCCCGGCAACGCCTCGAGCTCCTACAGGCATGTATTCCGGGCTTCTTCAACAACGAGGGTCGACCGGAGGACCTGCCGGAGACCGACGCGAACTTCGGCGGATCGGCGCTCGAGTTCTACGACATGTTGGAGAACTGGCGGGCCGAGGGCAGGTTCGCGGGTCTGTCACTCGAGCCCCGGAGGGCGGAACGTTGA